A genomic window from Klebsiella quasipneumoniae subsp. quasipneumoniae includes:
- a CDS encoding ABC transporter substrate-binding protein, with amino-acid sequence MRNKTTKIALALGMLLLASQAQADQLADIKAAGVVKVATFDANPPFGSVDAKTHHIVGYDVDFAQALAKALGVKLELVATNPANRIPLLQSGKADLIVADITITPERAQVIDFSTPYFVTGQQFLVPAGSPDKLDEYSKARIGAVKGTTGEQALHQRFPQARVLSYDDIPLALTALRNGNVQAITQDSTILAGLLAEAPDKAKFKILPDLLSKEEIGVGVKKGEPALLKAVNDELVKLEKTGEAAKIYDVWFGPATKTPQPRAFTIEAK; translated from the coding sequence ATGCGCAACAAAACCACAAAAATCGCACTGGCGCTGGGTATGCTGCTGCTCGCCTCGCAGGCGCAGGCCGACCAGCTGGCTGACATCAAAGCCGCCGGCGTCGTGAAAGTCGCCACCTTTGACGCCAATCCGCCGTTCGGCTCCGTGGACGCCAAAACCCACCATATCGTCGGCTACGACGTCGACTTTGCCCAGGCGCTGGCGAAAGCGCTCGGCGTCAAACTCGAACTGGTGGCCACTAACCCGGCCAACCGTATTCCGCTGCTGCAGTCCGGCAAAGCCGACCTGATCGTCGCCGACATTACCATCACCCCGGAGCGGGCCCAGGTTATTGATTTCTCAACGCCGTATTTCGTCACTGGCCAGCAGTTCCTCGTGCCGGCCGGGTCTCCGGATAAGCTTGATGAGTACAGCAAAGCGCGCATCGGCGCGGTGAAAGGCACCACCGGCGAACAGGCGCTGCACCAGCGTTTCCCGCAGGCTCGCGTCCTCTCCTATGACGATATTCCGCTGGCCCTGACCGCCCTGCGCAACGGCAACGTCCAGGCCATCACCCAGGACAGCACCATCCTTGCCGGTCTGCTGGCGGAAGCGCCGGATAAAGCCAAGTTTAAAATTCTGCCCGACCTGCTCAGCAAAGAAGAGATTGGCGTGGGGGTGAAGAAAGGCGAACCGGCCCTGCTGAAGGCCGTCAACGATGAGCTGGTGAAGCTGGAGAAAACCGGCGAAGCCGCGAAAATTTACGATGTCTGGTTTGGCCCTGCCACTAAAACGCCGCAGCCGCGCGCCTTTACCATAGAAGCGAAATAA
- the ecpA gene encoding common pilus major fimbrillin subunit EcpA, with amino-acid sequence MKKKVLAIALVTAFTGMGVAQAADVTAQAVATWSATAKKDTTSKLVVTPLGSLAFQYAEGVKGFNSQKGLFDVAIEGDATATAFKLTSRLITNTLTQLDTSGSTLSVGVDYNGAAVEKTGDTVMIDTANNILGGNLSALANGYNASGRTTAQDGFTFSIISGTTDGTTAVTDYSTLPEGIWSGDVSVQFDATWTS; translated from the coding sequence ATGAAAAAAAAGGTTCTGGCAATAGCTCTGGTAACGGCGTTTACCGGTATGGGTGTGGCGCAGGCTGCTGACGTAACGGCTCAGGCTGTAGCGACCTGGTCTGCGACCGCCAAAAAAGACACCACCAGCAAACTGGTCGTCACCCCGCTCGGCAGCCTGGCGTTCCAGTATGCCGAAGGCGTGAAAGGTTTTAACTCACAGAAAGGTCTGTTTGACGTGGCAATTGAGGGTGACGCAACGGCGACCGCCTTTAAGCTGACCTCGCGTCTTATCACCAACACCTTAACCCAGCTGGATACCTCCGGCTCCACGCTGAGCGTGGGCGTGGATTATAACGGCGCAGCGGTGGAAAAAACCGGTGATACCGTGATGATCGATACCGCCAACAACATTCTGGGCGGCAACCTCAGCGCGCTGGCTAATGGCTACAACGCCAGCGGCCGCACCACCGCGCAGGATGGTTTCACCTTCTCTATCATCAGCGGCACCACTGACGGCACCACCGCCGTGACCGATTACAGCACCCTGCCGGAAGGGATCTGGAGCGGCGACGTTAGCGTCCAGTTCGACGCTACCTGGACCAGCTGA
- a CDS encoding helix-turn-helix transcriptional regulator — protein sequence MEYKSCSDKYIWSAHDSYFYKGLSELIVDIDELIYLSLEKIRRDFVFINLNTASLNEFIRRDSEWLSAVKGKQVVLIAARKSEALANYWYYNSDIRGVVYVGLSRDIRKELAYVINGRFLRKDIKKDKITDREMKIIRMTAQGMQPKSIARIENCSVKTVYTHRRNAEAKLYSKIYKLVQ from the coding sequence ATGGAATATAAAAGCTGTTCCGATAAGTATATTTGGTCTGCCCATGACTCCTACTTCTATAAAGGATTATCCGAACTGATTGTAGATATCGACGAATTAATTTATCTGTCGCTAGAGAAAATCAGAAGAGATTTCGTGTTTATCAATCTCAATACGGCTTCGTTAAACGAATTTATCAGGCGCGACAGCGAATGGCTATCCGCGGTAAAGGGGAAACAGGTCGTATTAATTGCGGCCAGAAAGTCAGAGGCCTTAGCGAATTACTGGTATTACAATAGCGATATTCGCGGCGTGGTATATGTTGGTCTGAGTCGCGATATTCGAAAAGAGCTGGCCTATGTGATTAATGGCAGGTTTCTCCGTAAAGATATTAAGAAAGATAAAATTACAGACCGGGAAATGAAAATTATCCGCATGACCGCCCAGGGCATGCAGCCGAAATCGATCGCCAGAATTGAAAATTGTAGCGTGAAGACAGTGTATACCCATCGGCGCAATGCTGAGGCCAAGCTGTATTCCAAAATATATAAGTTAGTTCAGTAA
- the ecpD gene encoding fimbrial adhesin EcpD, producing MKVNPLIALAILALLWPAAALRAAVSKTTWSDAPAREFVFVENNSDDNFFVTPGGALDPRMTGANRWTGLKYTGSGTIYQQSLGYIDNGYNTGLNANWKFDMWLENSPVSHPLTGLRCINWYAGCDMATSLILPQTTDASGFYGATVTSGGAKWMHGMMSDAFYQYLQQMPVGGSFTMTINACQTSVNYDASSGARCKDQASGNWYVRNVTHTKAASLRLINTHSLAEVFINSDGVPTLGEGNADCRTQTIGSRSGLSCKMVNYTLQTNGLSNTSIHIFPAIANSSLASAVGAYDMQFSLNGSSWKPVSNTAYYYTFNEMKSSDAIYVFFSSNFFKQMVNLGISDINTKDLFNFRFQNTTSPESGWYEFSTSNTLIIKPRDFSISIISDEYTSAPSREGYVGSGEPALDFGYIVTTSGKTAADEVLIKVTGPAQVIGGRSYCLFSSDDGTAKVPFPATLSFITRSGATQTYDAGCDDSWRDMTDALWLTTPWTDISGEVGQMDKTTVKFSIPMDNAISLRTVDDNGWFGEVSASGEIHVQATWRNIN from the coding sequence ATGAAAGTTAACCCCTTAATCGCCCTGGCGATCCTCGCGCTGCTCTGGCCGGCGGCCGCGCTCAGGGCGGCGGTGTCGAAGACCACCTGGTCGGATGCGCCGGCGCGCGAGTTTGTGTTTGTGGAAAACAACTCCGACGACAACTTTTTCGTCACCCCCGGCGGGGCGCTGGATCCGCGCATGACCGGCGCCAACCGCTGGACCGGCTTAAAATACACCGGCTCCGGGACCATCTATCAGCAGAGTCTCGGCTATATCGATAACGGCTACAACACCGGGCTCAATGCCAACTGGAAGTTTGATATGTGGCTGGAAAACTCGCCGGTTTCGCACCCCTTAACCGGCCTGCGCTGCATCAACTGGTACGCCGGGTGCGATATGGCCACCAGTCTGATCCTGCCGCAAACCACCGACGCCAGCGGGTTCTATGGCGCGACGGTGACCAGCGGCGGCGCGAAGTGGATGCACGGTATGATGTCGGACGCCTTCTATCAGTATCTGCAGCAGATGCCGGTCGGCGGCAGCTTCACGATGACCATCAATGCCTGCCAGACCTCGGTGAACTACGACGCCAGCAGCGGCGCGCGCTGTAAGGATCAGGCCTCCGGCAACTGGTATGTGCGCAACGTCACCCACACCAAAGCCGCGAGCCTGCGGTTGATAAACACCCACTCGCTGGCGGAGGTGTTTATCAACAGCGATGGCGTGCCGACCCTCGGGGAAGGGAACGCCGACTGCCGGACGCAGACCATCGGCAGCCGCTCAGGATTAAGCTGTAAGATGGTCAACTATACCTTGCAGACCAATGGGTTAAGCAACACCTCGATCCATATTTTCCCGGCGATCGCCAACTCGTCGCTGGCCTCGGCCGTCGGGGCGTACGATATGCAGTTCAGCCTCAACGGCAGCTCATGGAAGCCGGTGAGCAATACCGCCTATTACTACACCTTCAACGAGATGAAGAGCTCAGACGCAATCTATGTGTTCTTCTCCAGCAACTTCTTTAAGCAGATGGTGAATCTCGGGATCAGCGATATCAATACCAAGGATCTGTTCAACTTTCGCTTCCAGAACACCACCTCGCCGGAGTCAGGCTGGTATGAGTTTTCCACCTCCAACACGCTGATTATCAAGCCCCGTGATTTCAGCATCAGCATTATCTCCGACGAATATACCTCGGCGCCGTCGCGGGAGGGGTATGTCGGCAGCGGCGAACCGGCGCTCGATTTCGGCTACATCGTCACCACCAGCGGTAAAACGGCCGCCGACGAAGTGCTGATCAAAGTGACCGGACCGGCGCAGGTGATTGGCGGGCGCTCCTACTGTCTCTTTAGCTCCGATGACGGTACGGCGAAAGTGCCGTTCCCGGCGACGCTCTCTTTTATCACCCGCAGCGGCGCGACGCAGACCTACGACGCCGGGTGCGATGACAGCTGGCGGGATATGACCGATGCGCTGTGGCTGACCACGCCGTGGACCGATATCTCCGGCGAAGTGGGGCAGATGGATAAGACCACGGTGAAATTCTCGATTCCGATGGATAACGCCATTTCGCTGCGGACGGTAGACGATAACGGCTGGTTTGGCGAAGTCAGCGCTTCAGGAGAGATTCATGTCCAGGCGACGTGGCGCAACATTAACTAA
- a CDS encoding fimbrial biogenesis outer membrane usher protein — MPLQRISPGLKTRLAFGMFFLFVQPDASAAAPGAQQIGGVIIPQAFSQALQDGMSVPLYIHLAGSQDTRDDQRIGSAFIWLDGGQLRVRQIRLEDNEGNASVSEQTRQQLTGLANAPFSEALTITLTDSAQLDLSLRQLLLQLVVKREALGTVLRSRSEDIGQSSVNALSSNLSYNLGVYNNQMRNGGSNTSSYLSLNNVTALREHHVVLDGSLYGIGSGQQDSELYKAMYERDFAGHRFAGGMLDTWNLQSLGPMTAISAGKIYGLSWGNQASSTVFDNSQSATPVIAFLPAAGEVHLTRDGRLLSVQNFAMGNHEVDTRGLPYGIYDVEVEVIVNGRVVSKRTQRVNKLFSRGRGAGAPLAWQVWGGSFHMDRWSESGKKTRPAKESWLAGLSASGSLSTLNWAATGYGYDNQAVGETRLTLPLGESINVNLQNMLASDSSWSSVGSISATLPGGFSSVWINQERTRIGDQLRRSDADNRAIGGTLNLNALWSKLGTFSVSYNDDRRYNSHYYTADYYQTVYSGAFGSLGLRAGIQRYNNGDSSANTGKYIALDLSLPLGNWFSAGMTHQNGYTMANLSARKQFDEGTIRTIGANLSRAISGDTGDDKTLSGGAYAQFDARYASGTLNVNSAADGYVNTNLTASGSVGWQGKNIAASGRTDGNAGVIFNTGLEDDGQISARVNGRIFPLSGKRNYLPLSPYGRYEVELQNSKNSLDSYDIVSGRKSHLTLYPGNVAVIEPEVKQMVTVSGRIRAEDGTLLANARINNHIGRTRTDENGEFVMDVDKKYPTIDFSYGGNKTCEVALELSQARGAVWVGDVVCSGLSSWAAAQQTGEENES, encoded by the coding sequence ATGCCTCTACAACGGATTTCCCCAGGACTGAAAACACGGCTTGCCTTCGGCATGTTTTTTTTGTTCGTTCAGCCCGACGCCAGCGCGGCTGCCCCAGGGGCGCAGCAGATTGGCGGGGTGATTATTCCGCAGGCCTTCAGCCAGGCGCTGCAGGACGGCATGAGCGTTCCTCTCTATATTCATCTTGCCGGCAGCCAGGACACCCGGGACGATCAGCGGATCGGCAGCGCCTTTATCTGGCTGGACGGCGGCCAGCTGCGCGTTCGGCAGATCCGGCTGGAGGACAATGAGGGTAACGCCAGCGTCAGCGAACAGACCCGCCAGCAGCTGACTGGCCTCGCCAACGCCCCGTTCAGCGAGGCGCTCACCATCACGCTGACCGACAGCGCGCAGCTGGATCTCAGCCTGCGCCAGCTGCTGCTGCAGCTGGTGGTCAAGCGCGAGGCGCTGGGCACCGTGCTGCGCTCGCGCAGCGAAGACATCGGCCAGTCGAGCGTCAACGCCCTCAGCAGCAACCTGAGCTATAACCTCGGCGTTTATAACAACCAGATGCGCAACGGCGGGAGCAACACCTCCAGCTACCTGTCGCTGAACAACGTCACGGCGCTGCGTGAGCATCATGTGGTGCTCGACGGCTCACTGTACGGGATCGGCAGCGGTCAGCAGGACAGTGAATTATATAAGGCCATGTATGAACGCGATTTCGCCGGCCACCGCTTTGCCGGCGGGATGCTTGACACCTGGAACCTGCAGTCCCTGGGGCCGATGACCGCTATTTCGGCGGGCAAGATTTACGGCCTTTCCTGGGGGAACCAGGCCAGCTCCACCGTCTTCGACAACAGCCAGTCCGCCACGCCGGTGATCGCCTTTCTGCCGGCGGCGGGCGAGGTGCATCTCACTCGTGACGGCCGGTTGCTGAGCGTCCAGAACTTCGCCATGGGGAACCATGAAGTGGATACCCGCGGCCTGCCGTACGGTATTTACGACGTGGAGGTAGAGGTGATCGTCAACGGGCGGGTGGTCAGCAAACGCACCCAGCGGGTCAATAAGCTGTTCAGCCGGGGACGCGGCGCCGGCGCGCCGCTGGCGTGGCAGGTGTGGGGCGGCAGTTTTCATATGGATCGCTGGTCGGAGAGCGGGAAAAAGACCCGGCCGGCGAAAGAGAGCTGGCTGGCGGGCCTCTCGGCCTCCGGGTCGCTCAGCACCCTGAACTGGGCGGCAACGGGCTATGGCTATGACAACCAGGCGGTGGGAGAAACCCGCCTGACGCTGCCGCTGGGCGAGTCGATCAACGTTAACCTGCAGAATATGCTGGCCAGCGACAGCTCGTGGAGCAGCGTCGGCAGCATCAGCGCCACGCTGCCGGGGGGCTTTAGTTCAGTGTGGATCAACCAGGAGAGAACCCGCATTGGCGATCAGTTGCGGCGCAGCGATGCCGACAACCGGGCGATCGGCGGCACCCTCAACCTCAACGCGCTGTGGTCGAAGCTGGGGACGTTCAGCGTCAGCTACAACGATGACCGCCGCTACAACAGCCATTACTACACCGCGGATTACTATCAGACGGTCTACAGCGGCGCCTTTGGATCGCTCGGCCTGCGGGCGGGGATCCAGCGCTATAACAATGGCGACAGCAGCGCCAACACCGGGAAATATATCGCCCTCGATCTGTCGCTGCCGCTGGGCAACTGGTTCAGCGCCGGGATGACCCATCAGAACGGCTACACCATGGCTAACCTCTCAGCGCGCAAGCAGTTTGATGAAGGCACCATTCGCACCATCGGCGCCAATCTGTCGCGGGCCATCTCCGGCGATACCGGGGATGACAAAACCCTCAGCGGCGGGGCGTATGCCCAGTTCGACGCCCGCTACGCCAGCGGCACGCTGAACGTTAACAGCGCGGCGGACGGCTACGTCAACACCAACCTCACCGCCAGCGGCAGCGTCGGCTGGCAGGGCAAAAACATCGCCGCCAGCGGACGAACCGACGGCAACGCCGGGGTGATCTTCAACACCGGGCTGGAGGATGACGGTCAGATCAGCGCCAGGGTCAACGGGCGGATCTTCCCGCTCAGCGGCAAGCGTAACTATCTGCCGCTCTCACCCTATGGCCGCTATGAGGTGGAGCTGCAAAACAGCAAAAACTCGCTCGACAGTTACGACATCGTCAGCGGGCGCAAGAGTCATCTGACCCTCTATCCCGGCAACGTGGCGGTGATTGAGCCTGAGGTGAAGCAGATGGTCACCGTCTCCGGTCGTATTCGGGCGGAAGACGGCACGCTGCTGGCGAATGCGCGGATTAACAACCATATCGGCCGTACCCGCACCGATGAAAACGGCGAGTTTGTCATGGATGTGGATAAGAAATACCCCACGATCGATTTCAGCTACGGCGGCAATAAAACCTGCGAAGTGGCGCTGGAGCTCAGCCAGGCGCGCGGCGCCGTCTGGGTGGGGGATGTGGTTTGCAGCGGCCTCTCGTCGTGGGCGGCGGCGCAGCAGACAGGAGAAGAGAATGAAAGTTAA
- a CDS encoding ABC transporter ATP-binding protein → MAENKIILQVQDVTMQFGGLRAIDNVSFHVDEAEIFGLIGPNGAGKTTLFNVITANYKPTSGSVTLAGASLKGLKPNQVVNAGIARTFQNIRLFNSMTVLENVMVGLDRASRYSLLEAALHIGRYFPAERAAKAKAMAILEDIGIAHFAHMQATNLSYGNQRKVEIARALATSPKLLLLDEPAAGMNPKETEDLAELIFRMRHDYQLSVLLIEHDMPFVNRLCERVMVLEYGKPLFSGLMAEAIQHPDVISAYLGEANYA, encoded by the coding sequence ATGGCGGAAAATAAAATCATCCTGCAGGTGCAGGACGTCACCATGCAGTTTGGCGGCCTGCGGGCCATCGACAACGTCAGCTTCCATGTTGATGAAGCGGAGATCTTTGGCCTTATCGGCCCTAACGGCGCGGGCAAGACCACCCTGTTTAACGTCATCACCGCCAACTATAAGCCCACCAGCGGCAGCGTCACCCTCGCGGGCGCCTCGCTGAAGGGGCTAAAGCCCAACCAGGTGGTCAACGCCGGGATCGCCCGCACCTTCCAGAATATCCGGCTGTTTAACTCGATGACGGTGCTGGAGAACGTGATGGTTGGACTCGACCGCGCCAGCCGCTACTCGCTGCTGGAGGCGGCCCTGCACATTGGCCGCTACTTTCCGGCCGAGCGGGCGGCGAAGGCCAAAGCGATGGCCATTCTGGAAGACATCGGCATCGCCCACTTCGCCCATATGCAGGCCACGAACCTGAGCTATGGCAACCAGCGCAAAGTGGAGATCGCCCGCGCGCTGGCCACCTCGCCGAAGCTGCTGCTGCTCGATGAGCCGGCCGCCGGGATGAACCCGAAGGAGACCGAGGATCTGGCGGAGCTGATCTTCCGCATGCGCCATGACTATCAGCTCAGCGTCCTGTTAATCGAGCACGATATGCCCTTCGTCAACCGCCTGTGCGAACGGGTGATGGTCCTGGAGTACGGTAAGCCATTGTTCAGCGGCCTGATGGCCGAGGCGATCCAGCATCCGGACGTCATTTCCGCTTATCTGGGAGAAGCCAATTATGCTTAA
- a CDS encoding fimbria/pilus periplasmic chaperone yields MSRRRGATLTKALLTVGCLLVAPLAQAISVGNLTFSLPAEADFASKRVVNNNKSARLYRIAVSAIDRPGGSEVRSRPVDGELLFAPRQLALQAGESEYFKFYYHGPRDNRERYYRVSFREIPTRNLTRRGPTGGEVSMEPVVVMDTILVVRPREVQFKWSFDKVAGTVSNTGNTWFKLLIKPGCDSTEEEGDAWYLRPGDVVRQPALRQPGNHYLVYNDKFIKISDTCPLKPRPAE; encoded by the coding sequence ATGTCCAGGCGACGTGGCGCAACATTAACTAAGGCCCTGCTGACGGTGGGCTGCCTGCTGGTGGCTCCGCTGGCGCAGGCTATCTCGGTCGGCAACCTGACCTTTTCCCTGCCGGCTGAAGCGGATTTCGCCAGCAAACGGGTGGTCAACAACAATAAAAGCGCGCGGCTGTACCGCATCGCCGTCAGCGCCATCGATCGCCCGGGCGGCAGCGAAGTGCGCTCCCGGCCGGTGGATGGCGAGCTGCTGTTCGCCCCCCGTCAGCTGGCGCTGCAGGCCGGGGAGAGCGAATACTTCAAATTTTACTATCATGGCCCGCGGGACAATCGCGAGCGCTATTATCGGGTCTCGTTTCGCGAAATCCCCACCCGCAACCTGACGAGGCGCGGCCCGACCGGCGGCGAGGTCAGCATGGAGCCGGTGGTGGTGATGGATACCATTCTGGTGGTGCGCCCGCGCGAGGTGCAGTTTAAATGGTCTTTCGATAAAGTGGCCGGGACGGTGAGCAACACCGGCAATACCTGGTTTAAGCTGCTGATTAAGCCAGGATGCGATTCGACCGAAGAGGAGGGGGACGCGTGGTATCTGCGTCCCGGGGACGTGGTTCGCCAGCCGGCGCTGCGCCAGCCGGGGAACCACTATCTGGTCTATAACGACAAATTTATTAAGATCAGCGATACCTGCCCGCTGAAGCCCCGCCCCGCGGAGTGA
- a CDS encoding ABC transporter ATP-binding protein, which yields MLNARELKVFYGVIQGLKGVDIDVYDREIVTLIGSNGAGKTSTLNGIVNLVRSSGRVSFLNDDISRSQTHQIVRRGLALVPEGRRVFTNLTIEENLRMGAYNNLAGYTRLRDRMYALFPRLKERRHQMAGTMSGGEQQMLAIARALMSEPVLLMLDEPSLGLAPKIVGELFGIIKQLREENMTVLLVEQNATAALAIADRAYVLENGRITLSGAAREMLTNPEIKRMYLGG from the coding sequence ATGCTTAACGCCAGAGAACTGAAGGTCTTTTACGGCGTGATCCAGGGGCTGAAAGGCGTCGATATCGATGTTTATGACCGGGAGATCGTCACCCTGATCGGCAGCAATGGCGCCGGTAAAACCTCCACCCTCAATGGGATCGTCAACCTGGTGCGCTCCAGCGGGCGCGTCAGCTTCCTCAACGACGATATCTCGCGCAGCCAGACCCACCAGATCGTACGTCGCGGGCTGGCGCTGGTGCCGGAGGGACGCCGGGTCTTTACCAACCTGACCATCGAAGAGAACCTGCGCATGGGCGCTTACAATAATCTCGCCGGCTACACCCGCCTGCGCGATCGTATGTACGCCCTCTTTCCACGGCTCAAGGAGCGGCGCCATCAGATGGCGGGCACCATGAGCGGCGGCGAGCAGCAGATGCTGGCCATCGCCCGGGCGCTGATGAGCGAGCCGGTGTTATTGATGCTGGATGAACCGAGCCTCGGGCTGGCGCCGAAAATTGTCGGCGAGCTGTTCGGCATCATTAAGCAACTGCGCGAAGAGAATATGACGGTGCTGCTGGTGGAGCAGAATGCGACGGCCGCGCTGGCGATCGCCGATCGGGCGTATGTCCTGGAGAATGGCCGGATCACCTTGTCAGGCGCGGCGCGGGAGATGCTGACTAACCCGGAAATTAAGCGGATGTATCTGGGGGGATAA
- a CDS encoding amino acid ABC transporter permease, with product MTPMLDWHGVLSGQPLQWIISGFLTTVWVSVAGILLATALAVLLLALRLGGGRAGRGLVAAWVSLFRNTPLLVQLLFWYFAAWNLLPLAVKNVVNDEHAWSILPGNVWWLTPEFLCSMWGLGVFTSAFLVEEIASGLRAVSHGQREAALSQGFTPWQELRFILLPQGLANAWQPIVGQYLNLMKLSSLASGIGFAELTYQVRQIESYNAHALEAFAVGTALYLALGVAMGVALTRLGPGRKLQRSAQHER from the coding sequence GTGACGCCGATGCTTGACTGGCACGGCGTCCTGAGCGGACAGCCGTTGCAATGGATTATCTCTGGTTTTCTCACCACCGTCTGGGTCAGCGTCGCCGGGATCCTCCTCGCCACTGCGCTGGCGGTTCTGCTGCTGGCCCTGCGTCTCGGCGGCGGCCGCGCGGGGCGCGGGCTGGTGGCCGCGTGGGTCTCGCTGTTTCGCAATACCCCGCTGCTGGTCCAGCTGCTGTTCTGGTACTTTGCCGCCTGGAACCTGCTGCCGCTGGCGGTGAAGAACGTGGTGAACGACGAGCACGCCTGGTCCATTCTGCCGGGCAACGTCTGGTGGCTGACGCCGGAGTTCCTCTGCTCAATGTGGGGGCTGGGGGTCTTTACCTCCGCCTTTCTGGTGGAAGAGATCGCCTCCGGACTGCGCGCCGTCAGCCACGGGCAGCGGGAAGCCGCGCTGTCGCAGGGCTTTACGCCGTGGCAGGAGCTGCGCTTTATCCTTCTGCCGCAGGGGCTGGCCAACGCCTGGCAGCCGATTGTCGGCCAGTATCTCAACCTGATGAAACTCTCATCGCTGGCCAGCGGCATCGGCTTTGCGGAACTGACTTATCAGGTGCGGCAGATTGAGAGCTATAACGCGCACGCCCTGGAGGCTTTTGCCGTCGGCACCGCGCTGTACCTGGCGCTGGGGGTGGCGATGGGCGTGGCGCTAACGCGTCTCGGCCCGGGAAGAAAACTGCAACGGAGCGCCCAACATGAACGCTAA
- a CDS encoding amino acid ABC transporter permease, producing MNANLAVIADNLDYLLWGRLAEGQPGGVALTLLMAIGATLLALPGGIALAGLAWRYGGLTRRLLFLWAEIIRGIPLIFVIFWLWYLLPMLTGGDLPGAVTVTLALAWFTAASVMHSVLAGLQSLPKGQYEAALTQGFAPGQTLRLVLLPQALRNVQPSLVGIFIGLLKDTSLAFIVNVPELTTVAGQVNNRVQIYPLAIFVFTGAVYYLLCCGLSLLASRRFTRRAAAG from the coding sequence ATGAACGCTAATCTGGCGGTGATCGCCGATAACCTTGATTACCTGCTGTGGGGCCGGCTGGCGGAGGGCCAGCCCGGCGGCGTGGCCCTGACCCTGCTGATGGCTATCGGCGCCACGCTGCTGGCGCTGCCGGGAGGCATTGCGCTGGCGGGGCTGGCCTGGCGCTACGGCGGGCTGACGCGGCGTCTGCTGTTTCTGTGGGCGGAAATTATCCGCGGCATCCCGCTGATATTTGTCATCTTCTGGCTGTGGTATCTGCTGCCGATGCTGACCGGCGGCGATCTGCCCGGCGCGGTGACCGTGACCCTGGCGCTGGCGTGGTTTACCGCCGCCTCGGTGATGCACTCGGTGCTGGCCGGGCTGCAGTCGCTGCCGAAAGGACAGTATGAGGCGGCGCTGACCCAGGGGTTCGCCCCCGGGCAAACGCTGCGCCTGGTGCTGCTCCCACAGGCGCTGCGTAACGTTCAGCCCTCGCTGGTGGGGATCTTTATCGGCCTGCTGAAAGACACGTCGCTGGCGTTTATCGTCAACGTCCCGGAGCTGACCACCGTGGCCGGCCAGGTCAACAACCGGGTGCAGATCTATCCCCTGGCGATCTTCGTCTTCACCGGCGCGGTGTACTACCTGCTGTGCTGCGGTCTGAGCCTGCTGGCCAGCCGGCGCTTTACCCGCCGCGCGGCCGCCGGGTAA
- a CDS encoding amino acid ABC transporter ATP-binding protein, translated as MFSGLFSHSAAPAADFSRLQRASITFREVAKRYGDHQVLNAINLQVDPGEVVAILGPSGSGKSTLIRLINQLESLSGGEILIDGKPTSRLSGSALRQLRSRVGFVFQQFNLYAHLTAQENITLALERVHGWGKSAAQERALALLRQVGLEEKAQQMPAQLSGGQQQRVAIARALASSPQIILFDEPTSALDPEMIGEVLQVMKNLAHSGITMLVVTHEMQFAREIADRVVFIDGGDILEVAPPAEFFAHPQHARARRFLQKVLDPLHQESLE; from the coding sequence ATGTTCTCGGGTTTATTCTCCCACTCCGCGGCCCCGGCCGCGGATTTTTCACGTCTGCAGCGCGCCAGCATTACCTTTCGTGAGGTGGCCAAGCGCTACGGCGATCATCAGGTGCTCAACGCCATCAACCTGCAGGTCGATCCCGGCGAAGTGGTGGCGATCCTCGGCCCTTCCGGATCGGGAAAATCGACGTTGATCCGCCTGATCAACCAGCTCGAATCCTTAAGCGGCGGCGAGATCCTGATCGACGGCAAACCCACCAGCCGGCTTAGCGGCAGCGCCTTGCGCCAGCTGCGCAGCCGCGTCGGCTTTGTCTTCCAGCAGTTCAACCTTTACGCCCACCTGACGGCGCAGGAGAACATCACGCTGGCGCTGGAGCGCGTCCACGGCTGGGGAAAAAGCGCGGCACAGGAGCGGGCGCTGGCGCTGCTGCGTCAGGTCGGGCTGGAGGAGAAAGCGCAGCAGATGCCGGCGCAGCTCTCCGGCGGCCAGCAGCAGCGGGTGGCGATCGCCCGCGCCCTGGCCTCCTCGCCGCAGATTATCCTGTTCGATGAGCCCACTTCGGCGCTCGACCCGGAGATGATCGGCGAAGTGCTGCAGGTGATGAAAAACCTCGCCCACAGCGGGATCACCATGCTGGTGGTGACCCACGAGATGCAGTTTGCCCGCGAAATTGCCGACCGGGTGGTGTTTATCGACGGCGGCGACATTCTCGAGGTCGCCCCGCCGGCTGAGTTTTTCGCCCATCCGCAGCATGCCCGTGCGCGGCGTTTTCTGCAGAAGGTGCTGGATCCGCTGCACCAGGAGAGCCTCGAGTGA